The Myripristis murdjan chromosome 17, fMyrMur1.1, whole genome shotgun sequence DNA segment ATCATCTATATTTCTTTACTGAGCTATCTGTATGCCTCTATTGATTAGTGATGTCATTATGAACCCCACTCTGGTTCTTGTTCATCTGTTTTTCATTGGCTCTATTGATTTTAAAGTAGTGAAATCTGCGAGTGTAATCCACCAAGTCTAGGTCATTAACTCTATCCCTGTCGCGAGAATGAGAGTACATagagacaagaaaacaacatgattttgacaggcagcacaaagcagaaaaaaatttACCTACATTAAGTGCCATACAATCATATCAGTAAATACATGCCTGTTCAGAGTCATATAGGACCCCACATTTGAAATGGACATATTGTTCTGTGAGAACTTGACATTTACCCTCAGGCAGTCCAGCAGCTGATTTGGGAAAGGGAATGCATGTTATCAGCAGGCAACAAGCTAACCTCCATGGGATTTACATGTCTTTCCTTTCAAACTCACACATATGCATCATACCTCATAGTTCCAATTGAAATTTGATGCCTCAAATGGCATTAGTGTCCTGATGAAAAGCTGAGGCATTTGGCAAAGGTTTTGAATTAACATTGCATGAACTTTCATTGTCTTCATGCCATACAATTACACCAGAGGGCacaaaagtgtaaaatgaattGTACTGTATGTCTTTATGCGTTTGGACGCATGCCTCATGGCATTTACACTAGATTTCAGATATAGATACCTCCTGTGGGTCGTTTTAATCTTCTTGTCTTTTACTAAGAAGCAAAGAGGCAACACACGGTATTTGAATGGTAATTTTGGTGACTTTGCTCATGCAAGTCAGTGAGGAAGGATAGAAGTTCAAAGAATCCTTACGAAGCAATTTATCACACCTTTTGTAAAGCTTTGATATATTAAGAAAATACAAAGCCCAGGCTAACATGAGCAACAGTAGATGCAGTCTGAATTCAACCAAAGCCAGCCTTTCCACAACAATGTAAGCTGGGCTCcaataaaagcctgataaaaaCTGTGGTCCAGTGCGGTGAAGATGACATATAGGGAGGCACAGGCAGATACGTCCGTGCATTGTGCACAACTGAGAACTTGCAgacatgttattattataacaactaaaataatgaaattcaaGATTTTGCCTGTTTACCTCTGCATTGCAGTGTGGCTTTTTTTGGTAGATGTAATCTCAGAGTAAACAATGTGGTCTCCTCTCTGAATGCTTATTACAGCCAAACCATGAAAGTCTGCATAATCAAACTCTTTCATGCCTGAGGGAGTTTTTAAGAAAATGAGCCCCAGCAGATCCTACACTAGTGGGCCAGTGAATAACCAGTATAAATGTTGTTGTACGGATGATAGCTTCTcctaaacaataataataatgaacgcCACTCCATTCACTATCCAGGCTGCTAAGTTAGAAGAAACTGAGATGTCTGAGCAATGAAGGTGTAGTCCATTTGTGCTCAGGTATAGAGCTGAATCTCACATATGGCTAGTAAGCCCTCCTGCACTCCTCCAGCACCTCAGCACACCTTCACTCCTCATTGAGCAAACAGACATTCATTGGTTACGCACAAGACGGTCCTCTGTTTTAGCAGCAACACAAGCTGCACCACAGTTCTGTAAACTCACTTTGTATAAACAGAGCATTTTGGCTCAGATTGAGAGTTTTATTATCATTGAGGACAGCAAAATTGCACTTGTTGTTCCATTAACATGCCAAGTCAGCaataacataaaatgaaagCATATAAAATAGCACtaatatgaatacacacacacacacatacacatctatatctctatctatacatctatatctatatctatatagaacAATCTAGTGGTAGAGATAAAATATGGTAGAGAATGAATATAGGGTGTATATGTAAATGAGCGTCACCACTGCAAATGTTGTTATTGCCATAGTATTGCACACATTGCTTATATTATTGCGCTATGATTGCCAGTTGTCCATGTATTGCACACCAGGGGTGCATTGTTCAGCTGAGTGACAGCCCTGGGGGGGAAGCTGGTCCTGAGCCTTGATGTGCAGGCGCTGGTGCTGTATCTCCTGCCAGATGGCAAGAAATTAAAGAGTTGGCCACAGTGGTGTGCTCAATCTTTAATGATACTGATGGCCCTCTGTGtataggtgtatgtgtgtatatgttgcATTTGTGTAGCTGTGACACCGGTCAGAACAGATGACCCCACACCATAACAGATTCaactcctttcttcctctttctctagAAAAGAAAACATCCAGTTGCAGGATTAGCTCACCAGAGCATGATTTTAAGATTGCCCACTTTGCCACATTGTATAAACTTTGCAAGTTTTGTAACCAGTGGAGCTGAAATTTGGGCACAGACTATTTGGCTTCTTTGGAAGTCAGTGAGTTGCCATGTGTTCTTTTGAAAACTCACAAACAAATGGTGATTTGCTAGGCCTGCCTTAATATTACCAGACATGGGCAGGgttataaatacatgaataaaaataaaatctctgtgTTTGTAATGTGGTTTCTTCTGTAAGTTTTGTTGGgctgtttgtttgatgtttgttttctatGATGCTTGTACACCCCCTGTGCTGCATCACATCCAACATTCTATAACTTCAGAACCGGAGGACTCATTTAATACTTTCTCCCCCCCGACTGCCTTTTAATGAGTTCAGATGGTGGATGGAGCCCTGTTTATTGCCACTCCGCATCATCATTAACTTGCCGCTAGAAAATCCAATAGAGATACCCGAGATACTCGTACCATGTATCACAGGGAGAAAAGCATTACCAAACATGACTATGTATCTCATTTATAAATCTCACGTGAACAGCAAATCTGCTCATCAAGACTTTCTAAGAAATCCATGAggcatgaaacatgaaacacgTCGTTTGCACCACTTTATGGATGAACGACAGGCTTTTtactcgatttttttttttcttctactttcCTTTTTTCGTGCTGGCGCGGGGTAGCCAAAAGAGACAGTTTTGTGTTGGCAGTGTTGGCAGACCTCATGGGCTCAGAAAATCAAGAGCTTTCATCATATAAAACAGTGGGTTAATTCGTAAACTCTTATCCACCTCCTTTCCCGCTGGCAAACGTTTTGGCACACACTTGGGCTTCATCTGACGGGGAGATACCTTTTGCGCGCAGAGCACTTGGAGACGTTGCAGACGAGCGCACACAGGCGATCATTTTTCAAAGGAGAAGAGTTACTAAACCAACAGGTATGTGTATTTGGTTTCTAAAGAGCACCATGTCTCTAGAGTAATCTTTAATAGGGTTTGTTGGAGGGGAAAAGTTCTTTACAGTCTCAGACTTGGCGCATTCTAATTTGTTTGGGGAGCTAAATTACAAATCAAGTACTTTAAATataatggttcttcaaaatatCTACATTTGAACAATTTACTAATAGTTGGATGATTATTCATAGATTTATTTCAAGTGCTGCACGTTTTTCTAGCTCACCAAATATAAACTGTTGAATGAAGAATATGACAGCATAGGCTTATTTTCTCACAATATGCTTGCACTTGTGTTTGAAATTGCCTTTGCAGACGCATAGAGACTCTTGGTGTCCATAATATTTAAGTATGTCTGTACTTTACTTAGCTACAACTCAAATGTCTATTCTGCTTTCTTTCCCTTAATTGAACTACTTGCcgagtttttttctgtgagaaTCAACATTGATTAAGCGAGCAGGCTCACTCTCATGGATAGTAATTGCATTAAACCTtgctaaaatatgaaaatctggtcatgtttgttttgatgtgtttaCTGTCAACAGATGTTATAATGTATTATAACCTGTCCATCATCTTGCCAACAGAGATCAACCACCTGAGTTGAGGCATTATGTGGCTCCTGGAGAAACTCCGTGGTTCTGGAGAGAGCAGTGGGCTGCAGTCCCAGCCTGCACAAGCAGCAGAGACCATTCCTGTATCGGTTTATTCCAATGTTCTTACTCCAGACAAGATCCCTGATTTCTTCATCCCCCCCAAACTTATTTGCTGCCCCCCTGAACCTGAGTCATTAACCCCAGAACCGCAGCGCTGCTCTAGCTTGCGACCCTCTGCCTCTGACCATGCCATCTGCAGCCAAAGCCCCAGGGCTCGGAGCAGCAAGAACCCTTGCAGCCCACGTCTCTTTTCCCGCCTGGCAGGGGACACCCGCAACCTCCAGAAGTCAGCCAATCGCCACATCATCCAGATAGAAAGTGCTGATGAGCCACGTGCCGGGCTTCTGGACAGGAATAATATTGAGGTCAACACCAATGCAGACCCCCAGTCACAGACTGCAATGTCTCTGCCTTATGTCCCAAAAGCCCAGACCTCGTATGGCTTTTCCACCCTGGTGGAGTCGCCCCACACCCGACGCAAGGAAAGCCTCTTCCACAGTGATCCCAGCAGCCCTCTCACCTCGCCTAACTCCCAGAGGCGCACACAAGGGGGGACTCACCTGGCCCCTGCTGATCCCAAACCCTACCGCTATTTCAGTGGCGGAGAGAGTGACACCTGCTCCTCAGCAGAGTCCTCCCCCTTCACCTCCCCTCTCCTGTCCCgttctgcttctctcctccgCTCTATTACCCAGGAAACACAAGCTAAGGTGAGGACCTCCATGTGTGTCTAGGTTAAAGGGCTGGcttttataaaaaatattaatgagtgtgtttctgtgttagGTGGAGCATAACGCTCCATTTTAGATGTTTACAAGTTGCTTTCACTCTTCCTCTCCAGGTATCTCGTGCCAAGCGCTCCCTGGCACGCCACAGTTCTCTCTCCACTGATGATTGCAGCTCCGCTGACAACAGCCCCAACATGCAGCGCCGCCGCTTGCgctgccctccctcccctgcttTCCGTGGatgtaaaagcagcagctctagGGGCGCAGGGCTGGATCTACTGCAGCGTGAGCATACCATCAACCTCCACAAGGGGGGGACACTGAGACTGAGCACTCACTATGATAAAGAGGCCGCCCGgctgcgtgtgcgtgtgctggCAGCTGAGGACCTctatgacagacagacagacctaaAAAGCATTAATTGCTGTGTGTCACTCTACCTGAATCCtggcaaacagcagaaacagaggagTACCATCATCAAGAATAGCAGGAATCCTGTCTTCAACGAGGACTTCTTTTTTGACACGCTGCCCCAGGCACAGGTGAAGAGTCTGGCTATGAAAATAAAGGTGGTGAACAAAGGGACAAGTCTGAAGAGAGATGTGCTGCTGGGAGAAAGGGAGGTCCTGCTCAGTGAGCTGCTCTCGGGCCTCTAGGGAGCGAATATCCCATCttctatgaaaacaaacagctccGCATCTAGAGTGTCCTTTCTTCTGTGGGTCACAGATCTGATCAATACTGGACAGATAGGCATGTTGATCACAAAGGAGTTGTGAGcaacaccatgtaacaccatgtaaTGTGCACTGATGGAACAAAGACTGAGGCCACTGTAGAATTATAGTTATAGTAAAAGTCTCAAATATCAAATTaacattactgtttttttgtttgtttgtttttttcttgttggcCAGTCTGAGTTAGCGACCATTGTTACATACATCTTTACCACTTATTATCAATGTAAACAACTCAGCTGTGGTTCTCTTTGCATATTTAGTTCTGAGATGTATTGCCCTTTTCTCTACTTATCAGTGTAATGTGGCTCAGTATCATATTGGCTGTGATACAATAATAGATTATCTGGTTTCAGttctcagctgtgtttttgtaatgaaGCAGTAACATGATATGTGAGTTTTTGCATGTGCCTGCAGTATTGTAAATGAAGGATTATTGTCTAACTGAGAGACACAGGATCTATATTTGCGAACGTATTCTCAGTTGCTCATGGgtgtaatgtgaatatgattgCTGTTCATGTGACATGATctcataaataaaaaacaataagttTTAAAGCATGCAGCTCtatagagttttttttcccccctccgtAATTCCTCATGATCATGTGGAAGCCACATGAAATGATTATGAATCCTATTTTGCTTCCCCAGCTTTCCATTCTCGCAAGCAATGAGGCAGGGTCCTCTGAGACAGCCTCAGGGTGGCTGTCATTTGCAAGGTTTTTAATCCTGGTGCTCATATGTACTCAATATTGCCTCTGTGTGCATTCAAATTCCCTTTTCAATTTTAAGAACTTATCTCCTATTCACACACTCCCATGGTAAGATTCATATAGCAGACATTAGAAATGTCAGAGGGTAGAACTGAGGCTCAATAGCAGTAGTATACTTTCCTGAAACAAAGCTTTGAGTTCATAAtgaaactctctctcactcctcctctctcactaaGATCTGCCTGTAAATCTCTATAGCGAGGTTACATCTAGGTTTACATTCTCCATATGAAAAGTGGTAACAGGGAAATGTGCTGAGGGAATAGGCTAttagaaatacaaacacacagacactactGCACGCACAGTCAGTCAGCGGGGTTCCTACACCTTTTCtcaaatcaaattcaagcacttttcatGCATTGTCCAGGTGCATTTTACGGCTGTTTACGGCTACTCAAAATGAATATGGCAGTAAGTTAGATGTTATTGTGCTATAAACAACCAATATTACTTTTAGTGAGAGCAGAAGTGGGATAAATTATAAAGGTAAACACAAcaaagtttcaagtttcaaaatgtgtcaccaATCCAGCCATTtactattaaaataatttacaatGTCCAGCAGTGTTTGAACTCAAAATCTAAGCACTTCTCAAACCTTGAAAATGCAGCATTgaaattcaagcattttcaaaGATTTCCAGCACCCATATGCACCTGATTTAGGCACacaacacagacatacatgaacactttaatgtttttttcaaatactAAAAGGATGTATACTTGCCTCCTCTAGTGGTGAGATATCAGAACGACAATATCTTAAGGAACCCCTAAGTTAAAGGTATGAATTGCTCCTGTTGTTGGCTAGTGATCTATATTTTCCTGCCTTCCTCTTCACCACTACAGCACTGTTCTgtctacattttatttatgtattttttattttgttacagCACATGCTGGTTTCAtcataaaatagataaataggtGCAGTCCTGAGTTCTGGCTGGATGAGTCATGTTGAAGCTGTGGTGAAGTATCAGATTGGGCAACTTAAATATCAACACACTAACCAAACATTGCCACTCGTGCTATTGTCTATAACTACTTTCTTTAACTACTGCTCAAAATGACTGCTTGATCAAAGTCAAactattcagttttttttttttttttttttaattaacatcagTTACAAATTTTGGCTTTGTTTGACGCTGTTGTCATTTTAATATGTTTGTGTGGCAAGCAGTACCACCTGACACAGCTCTGACACATGTTGCACAAACATTTATGAACAGCTCTGAATCAGCCAGGGAATGTTTCAGAGTTGTCACTCATCTTCATAAAGATGCCAAgcatttttatttggttttaagGACCTCATATGAACTTGTGCTCTCTCAGGCAGAAACCCAGGGCAGTATCAATGTGTTGGAAAGAGGTTCAGGTCGGGTCTCAAACACAGCAGAATTTTAAGTATGTGTCTCTTAATTTAGCTAAAGGGCTCACCTTCAACAAGTGACTCCAGGAGCAGCAATTAAATGCCATCACCCTTCACTTTCTGGgatatttgtttgattttgtcccaATTAACCTTAGTCTCTCGTACACAGAGTGTTTACAAACTCAAGTGACAGTGACTAACCAATCCAGAAAAGGTTAATCAAATCCCAAACAAGGTGAGTATCAGGGCTGTTTGTTTGCATGGTTAATTAAATGAGAAGAACAGACATAAttggagaagaaggagaagaaaaagaggcatCAACAACTGAATTGAGCCATGCACTAtggacagaagagaagagaaaaagcaaTGGTCAGTTATCACGAtcacatgattttcattttctcccggAATTTACTGAAGGTGTAGAAACCTCTGACGCTGCTCTGTAAACTGGTGTAGGAACAGTAAATATTTTTAGCCACAAACCAGAATGCTGCTGCATGTaatgttgtgtgtttggtggggTTGAGCATGTTCAGCTTCACTCTCTGAATTTTCTCTCACTAGAGCTTGTCTTGTTtggtaaaacacactgcaggcCTAAATATTTTCAGCTTATGTGATAAATAATCTGCACCAGCATTGCGTCCATGATTAAATCGGATCATCTAATGCAGCAAAATTATCATGCAAATTTTTCCAATAGTTACTTTAATGTCATGTACTATTGATGGGTGCATACATATTGGTTGCACAAAGCTTTATAGATATTACAGGTTTTTGGCATTCACATGTATTGTTTGTCTGACATGCAGTTGACTGATGCCCCTATCTTGAGTGATTTAAAGTCAGTGCATTGGTAGAATAAGGTCATAAACAGCTCATTGTAAATAGTAACAATATCAAGTGTATCACTTGTATTTGTATGCCCAAAAAAATATCCCTGATATGGTATGCTAGTCTATTTAATATGCAGTCAGTATAATACTTGTGTTAAGTAGCTGCCAATCACCTCTAAGGTAGACAGACCTACTTCTCCAGACTGTGAAACTGTTCTGGCATGAATGAAAGTAACTGAGAAGGAGCAACTTCTCAAAAATAGAGTTACCTATGTATAATTCATGTGAAGGACCCACTGGTATTTCTGGAAAGTGAGGAGACCCAGAATTTGTTGTCTCAGCAGCACACACCTTCAGCAGTTGACTCTAGGCAAGGGAAATTATTTACTGGACcgaatatataaatatactcATTCCCTTTTGCATATTTAGTTGAGATACTCATTTACATTTAAAGCATACTGTATGTTGATTcaacatttttgtaaaaaaaaaaaaaaaaaaaaaaaaaaagtcatcagcAGGGATAGGGGGAAAGGGGGGCATTTGACTGATGAGAGACACAGCACATCAGTAATATGGTGCAAGAATATCCAACACACCCAAATATGTCCGAAGTCATAAGATAAACTAGGATAGAAAGCaggttaactgtgtgtgtgtgtgtgtgtgtgtgtgtgtgtgttctgcttgtGCTACTGTGCCTTTCGCCACTGCAGAAACCAAAATGAATGTTCATAGTTCACTGTATTAGGACCTGCCTGATTTGAAAAGATATTCTCTAACCAACAGAAATAAAGGGATATTGTGAAGGGTATACTGACcaaaatttattttgttgagCCTTTGATTTTATGAATGGTTAAATCACCTTTTACCACTGATATTATTCTTTGAGACATAAATTCACACTACCCACCACAGTGAGAAGTATCAAACACAACTCATGTGAAAAATGATGCAAGTAAGATCTCTGAAGGGAGAaaaacagtttgtgtttgtgtgcttattTGCCTCATGGTGATGTATTTGGTTTTCAGCACTTATGTTGGTGATGGTCTGCACAAGTGGAAAacaagggaagagaggaggcagaaggATCTGAAGACTTGCTCCCGCTTGTGGGCTTCAATTGTAGCTCCCTGTAATTTAGCTGGTTTGATTCTTTAGTTTTCATTAGCCTGTATAGACTTATTGTTAGTTTACGTTTGAGTAGCTCACCCATCATTTCAGAAAACTGAAATTCAGTTAcactgcttttaattttttcatgcACTTTCAAAGCGGGGGCTATTTTTATATGGAGTGGTCAggccttctctcttttctctgcttttgacagcagagggcagcacaCCGCCGGATGACACTGGCTGTCTTAGTTTTGGGACAGGACTGCAAGACTTCAATGCGACTTTATAAAGAGaatttgaataaattaaatgtctttaattaaccacccccaacacacacacgcccgcCCAACCACCCACCCAGTCATTGTTGAATAGAGGTAGGCAATAGGTTTTCACAGAAACTCTTTGTTTTCAACTCTTCTTGTCAGTGTTACTGTACATGGGCAATCAGTAAAATAATCTTGGTGATTCACAATTACTGATCAAAAATCATTTCCAGTAGTCCTTTAGGTGTCATAGTCCTATAATATAATCAAAACTGTTATAAAGGGGGGAAATGAACATGTTGCACTCAGGCTGTGGGGCAGGCATGggtaacaaacaaaataaatctccAAGGCCTAAACATGTAGCCTTCAATGTAGCGTATAATGcagaatttaaatgaaaatgtctttattattttttgttttaaatcagcgTGCATGCTTGTATGTAGAATTACAGACTGTTAATGTAAAATCTTGTTAATGTATAGCGCCCCGCCCGGACATTTGACACGATATCCACATGGCTTCACATCTGACAAATCTTTAACAATATGGGATATGAAAACACTGTCAAACACACAGTTTCACGGCAGAGGTGAGAAACCACGTTGCTCCCTGCTGGCACACTTGCGCTGACAAATGGGATAAAACAAGTGTCGGTGGTGCGCCGTGTTGGTCCGGGCAGACATACCAAACGAACCCATCAGCTGTTAGGCCACTCAAGCATAATGCATCATGGGTATAGAAGTTTTTCATGGAGGGAACGCCCTACTGATCTTGCCAAGGAAGAACCTCTTCAAAACTACATTACGCACAAGGCCTCGCTGAAATCGTAAACATAGACCTGTCAAACAACACAAACGCCATCTTGACAGCACCCTCAAAATGGCAGAAAGATGGGAGGTAGAAACCGAGTCCAGGGTAAGATTGCTCCCGTATTTTATTTAAAACCAGTCTCGCCTTTCTTCCACACACGCGTGGTTATGGAGTTGGTAGCCGGGGCGACAGCACAAAGCCTGTAAGATGGATATAACTACAGCGGTTTTCAACGCGGCCAGAGATGGTAAGCTGAAACTTATCCAGAAGTTGCTGAGCAACAAAACTCCTGAGGAGTTGGAGGCTTTagctgaggagaaaacacagggAGGAACCCCTCTGTTAATCGCCTCTCGGTACGGACACTTAGAG contains these protein-coding regions:
- the LOC115375143 gene encoding C2 calcium-dependent domain-containing protein 4C-like, whose amino-acid sequence is MWLLEKLRGSGESSGLQSQPAQAAETIPVSVYSNVLTPDKIPDFFIPPKLICCPPEPESLTPEPQRCSSLRPSASDHAICSQSPRARSSKNPCSPRLFSRLAGDTRNLQKSANRHIIQIESADEPRAGLLDRNNIEVNTNADPQSQTAMSLPYVPKAQTSYGFSTLVESPHTRRKESLFHSDPSSPLTSPNSQRRTQGGTHLAPADPKPYRYFSGGESDTCSSAESSPFTSPLLSRSASLLRSITQETQAKVSRAKRSLARHSSLSTDDCSSADNSPNMQRRRLRCPPSPAFRGCKSSSSRGAGLDLLQREHTINLHKGGTLRLSTHYDKEAARLRVRVLAAEDLYDRQTDLKSINCCVSLYLNPGKQQKQRSTIIKNSRNPVFNEDFFFDTLPQAQVKSLAMKIKVVNKGTSLKRDVLLGEREVLLSELLSGL